GCAATGCATTCCTCAATGGTGTGACACTTTTTGAGATCGTGATCGTTCATTTCTACTATGGATAATGCACCTTTTGTGCACTGGAGTTTATGTAATGAGGGAGAAAGTATACTGCCCTTATTGTATAGCTTCTGAATTTGATTATCAATCATTTAATACAATAGTATTAGATTTTTTATATTCTCAAAATCATTAATACCAATTCTCACTTTTGCGAAAAACGGCTGTGCAGCAGTATTTTTCTGTATGTGCCATCTCAGGCATGCTTCTTGCACCTTCTTCATCAAAGAACAATTATACATTTAAAGTGTTACATTTTTTATGGAAAGGGTTATGTAATGGATATTCTGGATTATGCCAAAGAGATTGAATCGCAAGGTATCGAGCATTATTCAAATCTGGCTAAAGAGGTGGAGCTTAAAGAGCTTGAGAGTATTTTCGAGTTTCTGGTACGGGAGGAAAAACGGCATTATGAAATATTCGATTCCTGGCAAAAAGAAAGCGCTGTTCCTTCAGTAGACAATACCGGTATTCTAACACAGGCAAAAGGGGCATTTCAGAAATTGTCGGACCATTTCAAGACCGCAAGCTTTGTCGCAATTGATCGGGATGAGGCATACAACAAAGCCCTCGAATTTGAAAATAAAAGTATTTCCCTGTACACCGATGCCCTGGATAAGCTTGGGGACGGTATGAACGATGGTAAGTATCGTGATACACTGAAAAGCATTATCGACCAGGAAAAGAAACATGCTCGCTTGATTACTTCCTTAAAAGAGTTTCAGCGTCACCCGGGTGAATGGCTCGAAAATGCAGAGTGGTATCATTTCGATCAGTACTGAGAGAAAAATCGGTATCCAAAAAACACTCAAAATGCGTTTCCCACACTCAGGTGCCAAGCATAGGATGACTTGTCATCAAGCGATTTGTCGAGCTGATGTCCTACTTCAAAACGGATAATAACAAGGGGTGTTTTTACTCGCAATCCAGCTCCTGCGTTAAAACTCAGATCATTAAAGGAAAGTGAACTGAGTGTTTGATCGAGTGATGTACTCTGGACATTTTTCAGAATACCGGCGTCCAGGAAAAGGGTTCCGCCAAGTATTCGATAGATAGGATACCGGAGTTCCGCCACATTCATGGCAAAATAGGCTGTTCCGCCGATTGGTACCAGTTTGCCGTCAACAGAATCGAGTTCTCCAAACTGCTTTTCCTCGAAGCCGCGCATGACATTTGGTCCGCCGAGGTAAAAACGTTCCTGTGAAGGAACGATTTCACTGGCGCCGTAGGGAAGCGCCAGGCCGAATCGGAGTGCTGATGAGAGGACACTGGATCCCAGAACAGGCATATATCCCCTCGATACGGTTTCGCCTTTTATGAACTGATTACCCCGGGCTCCGCCTAATCCGGCGATTTCGATATCCATTGTCGTGAAGACGCCCTTTTCCGGGTCGATTATATCCGAACGGGAATCGTAACTGAATCCCCATCCGATACTATGTGTCGTTTTATCTTCAACCGAATCGGGGTCCGCCGATTCATAGGTATTACTCTTTTCCCACCGATGGATAATGTGGGTTTCTGAATTTATTGCCGGTCTGTATTCAAACCGTTGCTTGAGTTCAACTCTGGTACGAGCAAAATTAATGGGCTTTTCATTATCATGCCCCCACAGAACGCGGCCATCCCAATCAACAGGTAATCCGAAAATCCAGGGGATAACAAGACCACCCTCGATTTCCTGATTGATAAAACTTGCCTTTCCTCTGAGAAGCCCCTTGATTCCCAGACCAAGAAAATTGCTGTAGCTTGATTCGACACTGCCCCGGAACTGCTGCCAGAATTTATAGCTCGAACCCAGCGTATAATATCCCAGACCGAATTCGGCCGTAAAAAAATGCCGTTTTCGCACATCAATATTTACAATCCGCAGTGAAGAATCGACAGGCGATATGTCGGCAAGCGAATCGTAATTGAGCGTAACAAAAGAAAATAAACCGGTCGAATAAAGATCGTTGACGGATCGTCGTATCGACTTCCTGGTCAAGGTGTCTTCCCTGTCGAATTTCAGCTCCCGTTCGACCACCAGGGGCTTTACCGATTCCGGATGACTGATATAAATGCTGTCTATTCGGATTCGAGGGCCGCTTTTAAATGTGTAGGAGAGTGAGGATTCCAGGGAGTCGTTATTGAGTCCGATTTTACAATCCGCCGATGACTCCAGATATCCGCGATTCCCGAGCCAGGTTTCAATTCGTTGTATGTCGCTGTTGATTATAGAGAAAGAGAGTGCCTTGCCGGGATTTGCCTGAAGCTCCTTTTTCAAAGGCGATTCATAGTCCTCGATATTCCCCGAAATATCAACCGAGTCGATCTCTGTCTGTGGACCTTCATCAACCAGAAAAACGATACGCACTCTCCTGTCCGAACTGTCGTGTACAATGGTATCGATGGTAATTGTGGCTCTCAAAAATCCATGACTGCGGTAGATCTGATAAAGGGTCGTACTGTCTTTCTGCAATGTCCGCCGGCTGTATTTCTTCTGATCGAAAAGTGAGGGTGTAAGACGGAGGGCGGGAAGAATATTTCGTTTATTCAGCTTTTTTGTGCCCTTAATTTTAAGGCGCGACACTTTCCAGACTTCACGATCGTTCCACCTTCCGGCTTGCTCATTTTGAGAAAACAGCGGTGCTGTAAAAAGTGAAAATACTGCTAAAGATAATATATAATGTCTCATATTATTTTCGTATCTTGTATTTCAGTTCAACACTGGCATTACCTTCGGTATCGGTCTCACCTTCAACAAAGAGATTCTTATAGACTTTCCATGAAACAATCGCCTTCTGATCTTCAGGGTCGCCAAGCGTTCCGGAATAGGTAATGGTGATATTTTCATTTTTACCGATTTTTTTACTGACTGTTAAAGATGTCCCTTCATCGGAAATGTTTGCGGATGAGATACGCTCTATTTCAACTCTGTCGATATTGAAAAACTCCCGGGCTGCTCTGGTAGCATAGCGGGAAGCGATTGACGAGAGGGATTGGCTGGCCAGGGCCGACGCGCGGCTTTTTGCCAGCTCCTGACGATTCACTCCAACGGGGTTGACCGTTCCAAAGGTAAGCAAACTGACAATTCTGGGTTCGGGAAGCGGTGGATTGGAGCGAAGGCGTATTGTCTGGCTGTCAAGGTCTCCTGAAAAGTTGAGAAAGACTTCATATTTTTCATCGGTAGAAATATCAGTTGCTTCTGTTTGGGCATTTACCGATAAAAGTGGGTTAATGTTTTCGCTGGATGGCTGGCGGGCATAACCCTCGGTGATGGCAAATCTTCTGTCGAGATAGGTAGCGCTGCCTTCCACGACCGATAACTGTCCCGAATACATTGGGTTAAGCAGCGTACCGCCAAGGTAGAACTCCCCTCCCAGGACTACGTCGATTCTACTCGACGCCTGATTTATACCGCCCTCGATATCGACGGTTACATTGAGATTGTCTGGTACTTTGAGTGTGATTGCAAGGGATGGTGAAAATTTGTTCTGTCGCTGTGATGAATCGAGTTGGGTCACCGATGCTGCGAGCAACGAAATCTCCTGATAGATGTTCGACTTTCCCAGTTGTAATGTTCCGGAGATACGCGAGGAATCCGGTGGACCCTTGTAGGATGCCCGGAGGGTATCGAATAAAAGATTGATACCCTCTCCTAAAGAAAGAGGAATATCGTTGCCTTTACATACGATACTGGTCTGCCAATTTGATCCCAGACGGACACCTCCTGCGGCTTTGAGCGAACCGGAACCCCACGAAGAAAAAACTTTCCGTATCATGAGGGTATCGCTGCTGATATCGGCTTCGGCAAACAGGGGGCCGAGAGGGGGATACATATCTTCAATGGCAACCACGGCGCTGTCGATACTGCATGAACCTTTCAGATTTGGTGATGACGATCCTGGAATAACATTTAATTTTGCCGAAATTATTCCCTTCCTGAATTCGGCCCCCTTGATCGCTGCATTTAACAGTTTGAGCGGGAATTTTGAAAGTGAAATACGGAATGATGCCTGTGGATTTTTCAGAAGCGAATCGATATTATCGAGCGGGACCATGCCCCTAGCCCATGCTGTACCCGCGGGATAGGAAATATACGCCGAATCCAGAACTGCTTCAGCAGGAGTAATTGTACCTTTAAGGGCTGCACCGTCAAGCTTGATTCCGGAATAGTCTATTGCTCCTGCGGTAAGAGAAAGGTCGAGCATAAACGGCTCTTGCGATTCCGAAGGGAGTTCGGTTGTTTTTCCAGTAAAATTGATATGGTCTATTTTAATATTCTGAGCGGGGTAGGTCAGCGATGAACTGTCGATTTCCAGCATGCCCTCAGGAATCCATGCCTTGCCGTTGTATCGAGCAGTAATATCGGTATGAAGGATTCCGGCAAAGGTAACTGTTTTAACATACATTTCAGAAAATATCGAGAGGTCTGTCTGCTTTGCCTGTACAGAGATGCGAGGCGGAGTTTCCCGGTCTGTGTCGAGCCTCCAGTTGGCGCCGGGCTTAAAGGGTAGTGAAGCGGAAATGATCAGGGGAGCTTTAACCTTTTCAACGCCGATCGAACAGACTACGGTTACAAGGCTGTCGACCAATCGAGAGGCGCCTTGTATGCGGCCCCGGCGACGGCCGGAGTGGTAGCCTAGTTTGAAGAGATCGAATGCTATATCGACTTCCGGATTTGCAAAACGCTGTGACAATTCGCAGTATACATCCATGTATCCCCGAGGATAGGCGGAAAGGGGGAACCAGGGGTGCAGCGTCGACAACGGGAGACTGTCACATATCGCTGTTCCGTCCAGAGAGTCGGGATCGAGCGATAAATTGAATCGTATTTTCCCCTGTTCTTTCTCCTGGGTTACCGAGTCACGGCTGTGTGCCGAAAAGGAGCTTGTGAGTGACATGTTTCTAACGCTGTACCGGGCGTCACCAGTCAGCGATACGTTCTTTTCTTTCATTCGAAGGGTGGATACGGTAACCTGTTCACCATTATACTCCGCATCCATCCATACCGTATCCGCCTGGAATCCTCCCACACCTAAATTACCGACTGCAACCCGAGCACTGGACATAAGAGAGTCGAAGGGGCCGTGAGCCGCAACTTGGATATTCACATCCCCTCCGCCGGGAGAAAGCCCCAGAAAGGCAAAAAGCGAATCCAGAGGTCCCTCTGCCGATATAAAACTTTTC
This DNA window, taken from Chitinivibrionales bacterium, encodes the following:
- a CDS encoding BamA/TamA family outer membrane protein, encoding MRHYILSLAVFSLFTAPLFSQNEQAGRWNDREVWKVSRLKIKGTKKLNKRNILPALRLTPSLFDQKKYSRRTLQKDSTTLYQIYRSHGFLRATITIDTIVHDSSDRRVRIVFLVDEGPQTEIDSVDISGNIEDYESPLKKELQANPGKALSFSIINSDIQRIETWLGNRGYLESSADCKIGLNNDSLESSLSYTFKSGPRIRIDSIYISHPESVKPLVVERELKFDREDTLTRKSIRRSVNDLYSTGLFSFVTLNYDSLADISPVDSSLRIVNIDVRKRHFFTAEFGLGYYTLGSSYKFWQQFRGSVESSYSNFLGLGIKGLLRGKASFINQEIEGGLVIPWIFGLPVDWDGRVLWGHDNEKPINFARTRVELKQRFEYRPAINSETHIIHRWEKSNTYESADPDSVEDKTTHSIGWGFSYDSRSDIIDPEKGVFTTMDIEIAGLGGARGNQFIKGETVSRGYMPVLGSSVLSSALRFGLALPYGASEIVPSQERFYLGGPNVMRGFEEKQFGELDSVDGKLVPIGGTAYFAMNVAELRYPIYRILGGTLFLDAGILKNVQSTSLDQTLSSLSFNDLSFNAGAGLRVKTPLVIIRFEVGHQLDKSLDDKSSYAWHLSVGNAF